A stretch of Helicobacter pylori oki112 DNA encodes these proteins:
- the glyS gene encoding glycine--tRNA ligase subunit beta, translating to MHSDELLVEILVEELPAQALLNEYKEMPKKLHALFQKRALEVGTIEVFYTPRRLCLFIKDFPLLTQETKEEFFGPPVKIACNNQDKTQGLNALGLGFYQKLGLKDHQHFQTAFKNNKEVLYHAKIHAKQPTKDLIMPIVLEFLEGLNFGKSMRWGNVEKSFIRPIHNICVLFNGENFNGIEVKEYGFKTKQATKAHRQEGFDFIQVDSPKAYFKVLEKNHVILDPKKREAKILQEIKELETKHHIIVEIDRDLLDEVVAITEYPSVLLGEFDKAFLKLPSEIIITSMKENQRYFATFSQKSQEESPTLHNGFIVVSNAINKDKQKIIAGNQKVLKARLSDAVFFYENDLKKPLDNAPLESVVFVQGLGTLKDKMERESIIAQYLTQKYLSSLNMPLEKALELVKRAVQIAKADLLSEVVYEFSELQGIMGYYYALKQNENELVALSVKEQYLPASENAPLPSSVFSTIVALSLKLDSLFSLFSAGKIPSGSKDPFALRRLSFGLLKIIAHYGLEFDLKADLKNLFEKVGVYQSFDLEILEKFLLERFNNLIDCNPSIIRSVLNTNERDIVKIIQKVKALKRFLDDPKNAQKKELLFSAFKRLANINKDRNLNESSEFSTHLFKEPKEHALFEAFNAIKMSAFESLDSKIEAYFGLHAPLEEYFKSVLVMDKDIEIQKNRKNFLWGVYQSFLEIGDIKEIAI from the coding sequence TTGCATTCAGATGAATTGTTAGTAGAGATTTTGGTTGAAGAATTGCCCGCACAAGCGTTATTGAATGAATATAAAGAAATGCCTAAAAAACTCCACGCTCTTTTTCAAAAACGCGCTTTAGAAGTGGGAACTATAGAGGTTTTTTACACCCCTAGGCGCTTGTGTTTGTTTATCAAAGACTTTCCTCTTTTAACCCAAGAAACCAAAGAGGAATTTTTTGGGCCTCCGGTTAAAATCGCATGCAACAATCAAGATAAAACGCAAGGGCTGAACGCGTTAGGTTTAGGGTTTTATCAAAAATTAGGACTAAAGGATCACCAGCATTTCCAAACAGCGTTTAAAAACAATAAAGAAGTGCTTTATCACGCTAAAATCCACGCCAAACAGCCTACAAAAGATTTAATCATGCCCATTGTGTTAGAGTTTTTAGAGGGTTTGAATTTTGGGAAGTCTATGCGTTGGGGCAATGTGGAAAAAAGCTTTATCAGACCCATTCATAATATTTGCGTGTTGTTTAATGGGGAAAATTTTAACGGTATTGAAGTTAAAGAATATGGCTTTAAAACCAAGCAAGCCACGAAAGCGCACCGACAAGAGGGTTTTGATTTTATCCAGGTGGATAGCCCTAAAGCCTATTTTAAAGTTTTAGAAAAAAACCATGTCATTTTAGACCCTAAAAAGCGCGAAGCTAAAATCTTACAAGAAATTAAAGAGCTAGAAACAAAGCACCACATCATCGTAGAAATAGATAGGGATTTATTAGATGAGGTTGTAGCGATTACTGAATACCCTAGTGTGCTTTTAGGGGAGTTTGACAAGGCGTTTTTAAAATTACCCAGTGAAATCATCATTACTTCCATGAAAGAAAACCAGCGCTATTTTGCAACCTTTAGTCAAAAAAGCCAAGAAGAAAGCCCAACATTACACAACGGCTTTATTGTGGTGAGTAACGCTATCAATAAAGACAAGCAAAAAATCATTGCAGGCAATCAAAAGGTTTTAAAAGCCCGTTTGAGCGATGCGGTTTTCTTTTATGAAAACGATCTCAAAAAGCCTTTAGATAACGCTCCTTTAGAGAGCGTGGTTTTTGTGCAAGGTTTAGGGACTTTAAAGGATAAAATGGAGCGCGAATCAATCATCGCCCAATACTTGACGCAAAAATATCTTTCATCTTTAAACATGCCTTTAGAAAAAGCCCTTGAGTTGGTTAAAAGAGCCGTTCAAATCGCTAAGGCGGATTTACTCAGTGAAGTGGTGTATGAATTTAGCGAGCTTCAAGGGATCATGGGCTATTACTACGCTTTAAAACAAAACGAAAACGAGTTAGTCGCCTTGAGTGTGAAAGAGCAGTATTTGCCCGCAAGCGAAAACGCTCCCTTGCCCTCTAGTGTTTTTAGCACGATCGTGGCTTTGAGCTTGAAATTAGACAGCCTGTTTTCTCTTTTTAGTGCGGGTAAAATCCCTAGCGGATCTAAAGATCCTTTTGCTTTAAGGCGCTTGAGTTTTGGGTTATTGAAAATCATCGCGCATTACGGGTTAGAATTTGATTTAAAAGCGGATTTAAAAAACCTCTTTGAAAAAGTGGGCGTTTATCAAAGCTTTGATTTAGAGATTTTAGAAAAGTTTTTACTGGAACGCTTTAATAATTTAATAGATTGTAACCCCTCTATTATAAGAAGCGTGTTAAACACCAATGAGCGAGATATTGTTAAAATCATTCAAAAAGTCAAAGCCTTAAAACGCTTTTTAGACGATCCTAAGAACGCTCAAAAAAAAGAGTTGCTTTTTAGCGCTTTCAAACGCTTAGCCAATATCAATAAAGACAGAAACCTTAACGAGTCAAGCGAGTTTTCTACCCATCTTTTTAAAGAGCCAAAAGAGCATGCCCTTTTTGAAGCGTTCAATGCGATCAAAATGAGCGCTTTTGAGAGTTTGGATAGCAAAATAGAGGCTTATTTTGGTTTGCATGCACCTTTAGAAGAGTATTTTAAAAGCGTGCTAGTCATGGATAAAGATATAGAAATCCAAAAAAATCGTAAAAATTTCTTATGGGGCGTGTATCAAAGTTTCTTAGAAATTGGGGATATTAAAGAAATTGCGATTTAA
- the gpmI gene encoding 2,3-bisphosphoglycerate-independent phosphoglycerate mutase, with translation MAQKTLLIITDGIGYRKDSDHNAFFHAKKTTYDLMFKTLPYSLIDTHGLSVGLPKGQMGNSEVGHMCIGAGRVLYQDLVKISLSLQNDGLKNNPAFLNTIQKSQVVHLMGLMSDGGVHSHIEHFIALALECEKSHKKVFLHLITDGRDVAPKSALTYLAPMQNICNENIQIATIGGRFYAMDRDNRFERIELAYHSLMGLNNTPLSPSEYIQSQYDKNTTDEFIMPACFKNYCGMQDGESFIFINFRNDRAREIVSALGQKEFSGFERETFKKLHIATMTPYDNTFSYPVLFPKESVQNTLAEVVSQHNLTQSHIAETEKYAHVTFFINGGVEAPFKNENRVLIQSPKVTTYDLKPEMSAKEVTLAVLEQMKSGTDLIIVNFANGDMVGHTGNFEASIKAVEAVDACLGEILSLAKKLDYAMLLTSDHGNCERMKDENQNPLTNHTAGSVYCFVLGNGVRSIKNGALNNIASSVLKLMGLKAPATMDEPLF, from the coding sequence ATGGCGCAAAAAACTCTTTTGATTATCACTGATGGCATTGGGTATCGTAAAGATAGCGATCATAACGCATTCTTTCATGCTAAAAAAACCACTTATGATTTGATGTTTAAAACCTTGCCTTATAGCCTGATTGATACGCATGGCTTGAGCGTGGGTTTACCTAAGGGGCAAATGGGAAATTCTGAAGTGGGGCATATGTGTATTGGGGCTGGTAGGGTGCTCTATCAGGATTTAGTCAAAATTTCTTTAAGCCTTCAAAACGATGGATTAAAAAACAACCCCGCTTTTTTAAACACGATCCAAAAAAGCCAAGTGGTGCATCTTATGGGTTTGATGAGCGATGGGGGCGTGCATTCACACATTGAGCATTTTATCGCTCTGGCTTTAGAGTGTGAAAAATCCCATAAAAAAGTCTTTCTGCATTTAATCACCGATGGGCGCGATGTCGCTCCTAAAAGCGCTTTAACTTATTTAGCACCAATGCAAAATATCTGCAATGAAAACATTCAAATCGCTACCATAGGCGGCCGTTTTTATGCGATGGATAGGGATAATCGCTTTGAAAGGATTGAACTTGCGTATCATAGCTTAATGGGGCTTAATAACACGCCTTTAAGCCCTAGCGAGTATATCCAAAGCCAGTATGATAAAAATACCACCGATGAATTTATCATGCCCGCTTGTTTTAAAAATTATTGCGGCATGCAAGATGGTGAAAGTTTTATTTTTATCAATTTCAGGAATGATAGGGCCAGAGAAATCGTGAGCGCTTTAGGCCAAAAGGAATTTAGCGGTTTTGAGCGCGAGACTTTTAAAAAACTCCATATCGCTACCATGACGCCTTATGATAACACTTTCTCCTACCCTGTTTTATTCCCCAAAGAAAGCGTTCAAAACACGCTCGCTGAAGTGGTCTCTCAACACAACCTGACCCAAAGCCATATCGCTGAAACTGAAAAATACGCGCATGTAACCTTTTTCATCAATGGTGGGGTGGAAGCGCCTTTTAAAAATGAAAACCGGGTGCTTATCCAAAGCCCAAAAGTAACCACTTATGACTTAAAGCCTGAAATGAGCGCTAAAGAAGTAACCCTTGCGGTGTTAGAACAAATGAAATCAGGCACGGATTTGATCATTGTGAATTTTGCTAATGGCGATATGGTGGGGCATACAGGGAATTTTGAAGCGAGCATCAAAGCGGTAGAAGCAGTGGATGCATGCTTAGGGGAAATCCTTTCACTGGCTAAAAAATTGGATTACGCCATGCTTTTAACCAGCGATCATGGGAATTGCGAACGCATGAAAGATGAAAATCAAAACCCCTTAACCAACCACACCGCCGGGAGCGTGTATTGTTTTGTTTTAGGGAATGGAGTTAGATCCATTAAAAACGGAGCGCTAAACAATATCGCTAGCAGCGTGTTAAAACTCATGGGCCTTAAAGCCCCAGCAACGATGGACGAACCCCTATTTTAA